CCACAAATATTTCTGGCAAAATAATGGAGACACTGATCAGTACATTATTTTTGCAtttcttgttttactttttgGTCATTTCTAAATAATAGATAAATTTCTTAAATAACAGGTAatattttattatcttatttgatgcttaatgtttaatttaactcataataactaattactagtcataacttatatatatatatatatatatatatatatatatatatatatatatatatatatatatatatatatatatatatatttagttaaattaatGTACATAGGtaaatactcaccggccactttgttagggACCCCTGTACAACTGatctttaatgcaaatttctcatcagccattaacatggcagcaactcaatgcatttacacatgatcaagacgatctgctgcagttcaaactgagcaccagaatggggaaaaaaggtgatttaagtgactttgaacatggcatggttgttggagtatttcagaaactgctgatctactgggattttcatgcacaaccatctctagggtttacagagaatggtccgaaaaagagaaaatatccagtgagcggcagttctgtgggcgcaaatgccttgttgatgctagaggtcagaggagaatggccagactggttccagctgatagaaaggcaacaataactcaaataagcactcgatacaaccgaggtctgcagaagagcatctctgaacacacaacacgtcctaccttgaggctgatgggctacagcagcaggagACACTCCAGGTgctgctcctgtcagctaagaacaggaaactgaggctcactaaaattgcacaatagaagattgcaaAAACATAAAGAAACATAAACACTATTGTTGCTGACATGgcgtttaataaaaatatatgatgatgatgatgctaatGATAAAGATTGCAAAAGCAAAGTTTAATTCCATATGTCTAATAACCACATGCATGAGGTTTTCTGAATGATTTCTATATAATATATCATCTGTTTTtaccgtgtgtgtttgtgtttgtagacTCTTCCTCCAAATCCTGAAAAGAAGAACGAAGGCACAGGACAGATCAAAGATGCAAATGTTAATGGAAAGCAGAAGCCATCATCTCCCAAAGACTCTCATAAACCTGAGAAACGGTTCAAAAAAGCCAAAGAGACTGTCAAAGCTGAATCTGAGAAGTCTAAACGAGTGGAGAAAGATGGAGAGCTGACGAATGGAAAAGAGCAAAGCGGACACAAACAGTTCAAAGCAGAGAAGAGGAAAAACAAGGATGGAAAGGAGAAAGGGATGAACAAAAAGAGTAAAGCTGAGGAGGAAGAAAAGAAAACCGCAGAGTATGTGTGCAGTTTAATTACATTCTCTGCTGTAATTGTTTTTATGAATTCTTTTTAATGATATTCTTACCTTATGGAACGAATATGTAATAAATTTGGTATTACCTTTTCCCCCCACAATCACAGTttatcaggggcggactgggactaaaaatcagccctggcactgtagccataTCAGCCCACATtatcacaccgacacagccccatacacagacacgcacattcactacttttattggtgtacagatggtaaaataatatcagcagtaccatatgtaatagatatttaatagatatttattttgtgtttggacttgtgagggaaaccaggaggaaaaccacacaaacatgcaaactccacacagaaacactaaatgacccagccgaggctcgaaccattgacctttttgctgtgaggcggcagtgctacCCATTGTGCTGCCCCCTTTTgagactatttcagttaattttatgcatttggcagcgtctgattttagagcaatttttaagtttctctgagctttttgacaccgcctttccttttttcacggtccatctctgacaattagcttgtgttgcacctaatgtttgtttgacattcttgccagattttgattatgtcatgcgtaacctctgattgggtgggcccatctcgaaaccagctggCCATtaccgattgggccaatgcttaacatttattattattattactattatcatcatcattatcatcatctttaTCATAATATTCACCTCTTGCAAGAAACAAAAACTGCCTGTATGTAAAATgaatacttattaaaaaaaaatgtaataaaaaatagcataccggcccacatttaaaaaaaaatggtccagcccttctggcatttgccagaattgccagatggccagtccgcccctgcagtTTATGATATTACAAGACGgattacattcattttcttgtatgATTTATAGAcaaatatttctttaatttaatatttttattagttataatagttttaagaataaaaatcataaattgtgagatttaaacagctttattatattaattgttataatttttttatttattgtgtttggaGAAAACACAGAAGTGAAGTcagaaatgtgtgtttgtgtttgtgtgtgtgtgtgtgtgtgtgtgtgtgtgtgtgtgtgtgtgtgtgtgtgtgtgtatacagttgaagtcagaattattagcccccctaaattattccCCCACCGTTTATTttatccctaatttctgtttaacggagagaagatttttatcaacacatttctaaacataatagttttaataactcatttctaataactgatttgttttgtctttgccatgatgacagtaaataatatttgactagataaataattttgaccttaaaatggttcataaaactttgaacaactttttttctagtcaaaataaagcaaaaaagactttctacagaagaaaaaatatcagacatactgtgaaaattttcttgctctgttaaacatcatttgggaaatgcttaaaacagaaaaaaagggggGTAAACCTTCTATATATGTATAACCTTCTATAAACAACTCCATTCTGTggcggagaaaaaaaaacaggattgcAAGATGTTAATTTCGAaaggcaagaaaaaaaatataatgggaaaagttttttttatgttgccGGACAGAAGAATTTtcaagttgaagtcaaaattagagATTTAGACTCTCAAAAGTCCAAAATTTTGTGAAAAATCcacatttttttgatttttttttatcagttatgccaacaaaaaaactgtattggaataaatgcacttttttagataattaaacaatttaaaggaAGAAAATCTAAAATCTGAGAAATATAGCTGCATTTCTAAGAAATTATAAAGGTgagggaaaaagaagaaaagaacgaaaaaaaagtttgagctaaagtcaaaattatatatataatgtaaactcATTTCTGTAAAAAGTCACAATATACTATCAAAAATCCAAAATTTCCAGTAGATTGGAagtgtaatatataaaataactaaaagaagaaaaaaaatctgagttGTGTGAAATAAACTTGCAATTCTAATATAAATGTCAGAATTGTGAAGCAAAgtgttgcatttgtttatttattttgtttacactttgttccatggcaaaaataaaaacactaaagcTAAAGTCAAAATTAGAGATATGAACTCTAGAGAAGATATGATTAGAGGTATGAATTATGAGATCAGATAGAAAATATGTGGAGCAAGCTAAAAAgctattgcaaaaaataaacaaaataactagaaaaatctacattaataaattaaatatctaatgtttaatctaaataaatacactgaaaaaagctgAATGACCTATAgctggggtcaccaatcttggtcctagagggccagtgtccctgctggctttagctctaacttgcctcatcacacctgcctgggtgtttcaagtttaCCTAGTATGAGCTTGATTAGCgtgttcaggtgtatttgattagggttggagctaaaatctgccggacactggacctccaggaacaagtttaatgacccctggtctaaagtcaAGAAGTGAGAGATAAACTCaacttatatttataaaatattgtcAAATTGATCTGGTTTTGCCATAAAATAGCCAGAGATGCTGACATGGCAATAAATTCTAAACTCTCAACTCTCTCTCCATATAAACACAGAGTTCAAGGGGAAAAATCGGAAAATAGCCAATGCatttgcaagaaaaaaaagcTTCGTTGTTGATAACCAACTTCCATCCTACATCTTTTTTTATATGTAACCCCCTGTTTTCCCTCAGGCCGGACCTCTGGTTTGACGACGTGGACCCCGATGACATCGAGTCCGCTTTAGGGACAGAAGCTGCGGACATCATGCGGAAACGCTGCGGATTAGCGAAGTGCGATCCAAAAAACACAGAGAAGATGCTGGTGAAAGAGCATGCGTTTGAGGGGTATGTGAACATGACCACACTTGCTCCTGTCATTGCTAACAGGAAGTGATGTCACTCAATGATTTATTTTGTGGTTTTTAGAGTGACTCGTGCGGTTGCGATGGACTGCGAGATGGTGGGTGTTGGATATAAGGGAGAGGACAGTATTTTAGCCCGAGTCTCCCTCGTCAACCACTTCGGGAAATGTATCTATGACAAATACGTCAAACCCACAGAGAAGGTTACGGACTACCGAACGGCGGTTAGCGGCATCAGACC
The genomic region above belongs to Danio rerio strain Tuebingen ecotype United States chromosome 21, GRCz12tu, whole genome shotgun sequence and contains:
- the rexo4 gene encoding RNA exonuclease 4, producing MSKVKLKKQTGKSKTNERSKTTYNRKSYKGDTWFFATEPAKKKETQKPKSANPFIMPPTDGQDYSCNWRKLLQTLPPNPEKKNEGTGQIKDANVNGKQKPSSPKDSHKPEKRFKKAKETVKAESEKSKRVEKDGELTNGKEQSGHKQFKAEKRKNKDGKEKGMNKKSKAEEEEKKTAEPDLWFDDVDPDDIESALGTEAADIMRKRCGLAKCDPKNTEKMLVKEHAFEGVTRAVAMDCEMVGVGYKGEDSILARVSLVNHFGKCIYDKYVKPTEKVTDYRTAVSGIRPDDIKNGEDIKTVQKEVAQILKGRILVGHAIHNDLKILLLDHPKKMIRDTQRYKPFRQKVKSSRPALRNLCRQILNVQVQQGEHSSVQDAQATMRLYTMVRKQWEAELKAMRGGTFKKSPRKPKPAKNQKK